One genomic segment of Intestinimonas butyriciproducens includes these proteins:
- a CDS encoding DUF6514 family protein codes for MLQRKRPYHQRHPALTQSNERRDLRRFKLKALTEEVRPFPDQYAYQVVCTELHSPELGRYVAYGLLCCQYLRGVWKPVSALCDLSLRSEEVLALAARFNAAQLSPLHFREAVEDWLADL; via the coding sequence TTGCTTCAGAGGAAACGTCCGTATCATCAGCGGCACCCGGCGCTGACGCAGTCCAACGAGCGTCGGGATCTCCGCCGCTTCAAGCTCAAGGCACTGACGGAGGAGGTACGTCCCTTTCCGGATCAGTACGCCTATCAGGTGGTCTGTACCGAGCTCCACTCCCCGGAACTGGGGCGCTACGTAGCCTACGGTCTGCTCTGCTGCCAGTATCTCCGCGGCGTGTGGAAGCCCGTCTCCGCCCTCTGCGACCTCTCCCTCCGCAGCGAGGAGGTCCTGGCGCTGGCCGCCCGCTTCAACGCAGCCCAACTCTCTCCCCTCCACTTTCGGGAGGCCGTGGAGGACTGGCTGGCCGACCTCTGA
- a CDS encoding helix-turn-helix domain-containing protein, whose translation MEKNSCKSRHSKNNIFIVSAGRKLFNTQRWCNKPTDGGIYCGWERTGLIALRLRQLKMERGLTNSELAELTCTPLSTIVRLVSGQTTNPTWDVMLSIAEGLDVPMDEFSTRQNKRTIRENEMNHMQKYRVLGSSGRQAVDECLEREYVQWLRLLQKKGSRISYKETIDRIYDLDKEKLDRLLSLLDELERRGQL comes from the coding sequence ATGGAAAAAAATTCTTGCAAATCCAGACACAGTAAAAACAACATATTCATTGTATCCGCTGGGCGGAAATTGTTCAATACCCAAAGATGGTGTAATAAACCTACGGATGGTGGAATATATTGTGGATGGGAGCGGACGGGATTGATCGCGCTGAGGTTGAGACAGTTGAAGATGGAACGAGGTTTGACCAATTCGGAACTGGCCGAGCTCACCTGTACCCCCCTCTCCACGATCGTGCGGCTGGTGAGCGGTCAGACCACCAATCCCACCTGGGACGTGATGCTGTCCATCGCGGAGGGGCTGGACGTTCCGATGGACGAGTTCTCCACCCGGCAGAACAAGCGCACCATCCGGGAGAACGAGATGAATCACATGCAGAAGTACCGGGTACTCGGCAGCAGCGGAAGGCAGGCGGTGGACGAGTGCCTGGAGCGGGAATATGTACAGTGGCTGAGGCTGCTGCAAAAAAAGGGAAGCAGGATCTCCTACAAGGAGACCATCGACCGGATCTATGACCTGGACAAGGAAAAGCTGGACCGCCTGCTCTCCCTGCTGGATGAGCTTGAGAGGAGAGGCCAACTTTAA
- a CDS encoding translation factor GTPase family protein: MRRLAVGILAHVDAGKTTLSEALLYRTGCLRRLGRVDHGDAFLDTAPLERERGITIFSKQAVLPLGETELTLLDTPGHVDFSAEMERTLRVLDCAILVISGTDGVQGHTRTLWRLLEQYGVPTFVFINKMDLPGADRAGLLAGLKRRLGDGCTDFDAEGAALLENVAVCDEAALERYLEAGTLSDGEVAGLVGARKLFPCYFGSALRLEGVDALLEGLERYGPRPDYPPEFGARVYKISRDAQGGRLTHLKVTGGRLRVKDLLTNRRADLGEEQIWEEKADQIRIYSGERYRAVEEVPAGTVCAVTGLSRTYPGEGLGCERAPEPPALEPVLTYQVLLPPGCDPHRALLKLRELQEEDPQLHIVWNEPLREIHIQLMGEVQLEVLRVLIAQRFGLEVGFGAGSIVYRETIAAPVEGVGHFEPLRHYAEVHLLLEPGPRGSGLQFFSSCGEDMLDRNWQRLILTHLAERSHPGVLTGAPVTDLRITLVAGRAHVKHTEGGDFRQATYRAVRQGLMQAESILLEPWYEFRLELPAEHVGRALSDLQRMAGEVSPPETEGEETVLTGAAPVACLRDYAREVAAYTRGRGRLFCTLRGYAPCHNQAEVVAALGYDSLRDTENPADSVFCAHGAGFTVKWDQVRKYMHVDSGLCLEKAEEAEAPPASRRVPAGYAHSLEQDKELQAIFERTYGPVKRRDFQPQARPPRRETEEAGEKRSIRPPDLGPEYLLVDGYNIIFAWEDLKAVARDSLDAARQLLMDLLSNYQGFRKCEVILVFDAYKVPRNTGEVVRYHNIYVVYTREAETADAYIEKATYEIGKKHRVRVATSDGAEQLIILGHGALRLSASAFRAELERTGGEIQAILERNNCRVRSQPVKAALDRAGEARRREREEGS; this comes from the coding sequence ATGAGGAGACTGGCCGTTGGAATTTTAGCCCATGTGGACGCGGGGAAGACCACGCTGTCGGAGGCGCTGCTGTACCGGACCGGATGTCTGCGGCGGCTGGGCAGAGTGGACCACGGGGACGCCTTCCTGGATACCGCGCCCCTGGAGCGGGAGCGCGGCATCACCATTTTCTCCAAGCAGGCCGTGCTGCCCCTGGGGGAGACGGAGCTCACGCTGCTGGACACGCCGGGCCATGTGGACTTCTCCGCCGAGATGGAGCGGACCCTGCGGGTGCTGGACTGCGCCATCCTGGTGATCAGCGGCACCGACGGAGTGCAGGGGCACACCCGCACCCTCTGGCGGCTGCTGGAGCAGTACGGCGTCCCCACCTTTGTATTCATCAACAAGATGGATCTGCCCGGCGCGGACCGGGCGGGTCTGCTGGCCGGGCTGAAGCGCCGCCTGGGCGACGGCTGCACCGACTTCGACGCGGAGGGCGCCGCGCTGCTGGAGAATGTGGCGGTGTGCGACGAGGCCGCCCTCGAGCGGTATCTGGAGGCGGGGACCCTCTCCGACGGGGAGGTGGCCGGCCTGGTGGGCGCGCGGAAGCTCTTCCCCTGCTACTTCGGCTCCGCGCTGCGCCTGGAGGGGGTGGACGCGCTGCTGGAGGGGCTGGAGCGGTACGGACCCCGGCCGGACTATCCCCCGGAGTTCGGGGCCCGGGTGTATAAGATCTCCCGGGACGCCCAGGGCGGGCGCCTCACCCACCTGAAGGTCACCGGAGGCCGCCTCCGGGTGAAGGACCTGCTGACCAACCGCCGGGCGGATCTGGGGGAGGAGCAGATCTGGGAGGAGAAGGCGGACCAGATCCGCATTTATTCCGGGGAGCGATACCGGGCCGTGGAGGAGGTCCCGGCGGGGACGGTGTGCGCGGTGACCGGCCTGAGCCGCACCTATCCCGGCGAGGGCCTGGGCTGTGAACGGGCGCCGGAGCCCCCTGCTCTGGAGCCGGTGCTCACCTATCAGGTGCTGCTGCCCCCGGGCTGCGACCCCCACAGGGCGCTGCTGAAGCTCCGGGAGCTCCAGGAGGAGGACCCCCAGCTCCATATCGTCTGGAATGAACCGCTGCGGGAGATCCATATCCAGCTCATGGGGGAGGTCCAGCTGGAGGTCCTGCGGGTGCTCATCGCGCAGCGGTTCGGCCTGGAGGTCGGCTTCGGCGCAGGGAGCATCGTCTACCGGGAGACCATCGCCGCGCCGGTGGAGGGGGTGGGTCACTTTGAGCCCCTGCGGCACTACGCGGAGGTCCACCTGCTGCTGGAGCCCGGCCCGCGGGGCAGCGGCCTGCAGTTCTTCTCCTCCTGCGGAGAGGACATGCTGGACCGGAACTGGCAGCGGCTCATCCTCACCCACCTGGCCGAGCGCAGCCACCCCGGCGTGCTCACCGGGGCCCCCGTCACGGATCTGCGCATCACGCTGGTGGCCGGGCGGGCCCATGTGAAGCACACCGAGGGGGGCGACTTCCGCCAGGCCACCTATCGGGCGGTGCGCCAGGGTCTGATGCAGGCCGAGAGCATCCTTCTGGAGCCCTGGTACGAGTTCCGCCTGGAGCTCCCCGCCGAGCATGTGGGACGGGCCCTCTCCGACCTCCAGCGCATGGCGGGGGAGGTCTCCCCGCCGGAGACGGAGGGGGAGGAGACGGTGCTCACCGGCGCGGCGCCGGTGGCCTGCCTGCGGGACTATGCCCGGGAGGTGGCCGCCTATACCCGGGGCCGGGGCAGGCTCTTCTGCACCCTGAGGGGCTACGCGCCCTGCCACAACCAGGCGGAGGTGGTGGCCGCCCTGGGCTACGACAGCCTTCGGGATACGGAGAATCCGGCGGACTCGGTGTTCTGCGCCCACGGGGCGGGCTTCACCGTGAAATGGGACCAGGTGCGGAAATACATGCACGTGGACAGCGGTCTCTGCCTGGAAAAGGCGGAGGAAGCGGAAGCCCCTCCGGCCTCCCGGCGGGTCCCCGCCGGCTATGCCCACTCCCTGGAACAGGACAAGGAGCTCCAGGCCATCTTCGAGCGGACCTACGGGCCGGTGAAGCGGCGGGACTTCCAGCCCCAGGCCCGACCGCCCCGCCGGGAGACGGAGGAGGCCGGGGAGAAGCGGAGCATCCGCCCCCCGGACCTGGGGCCGGAATACCTGCTGGTGGACGGCTACAACATCATTTTCGCCTGGGAGGACCTGAAGGCGGTGGCGCGGGACAGCCTGGACGCCGCCCGGCAGCTGCTCATGGACCTTTTGAGCAACTACCAGGGGTTCCGCAAGTGCGAGGTCATTCTGGTCTTCGACGCCTACAAGGTCCCCAGGAACACGGGCGAGGTGGTCCGCTACCACAATATCTATGTGGTCTATACCAGGGAGGCCGAGACGGCGGACGCCTATATCGAGAAGGCCACCTATGAGATCGGGAAAAAGCACCGGGTCCGGGTGGCCACCTCCGACGGCGCGGAGCAGCTCATCATTCTGGGCCACGGGGCCCTGCGCCTCTCCGCCTCCGCCTTCCGGGCGGAGCTGGAGCGGACCGGCGGAGAGATTCAGGCCATTCTGGAGCGGAACAACTGCCGGGTGCGGTCCCAGCCGGTGAAGGCCGCCCTGGACCGGGCCGGAGAGGCCCGGCGGCGGGAGAGAGAGGAGGGGTCATGA
- a CDS encoding sensor histidine kinase: protein MMDKRYTRLKLKMLLLVVAGTLGALAAALFLWEMVVDGLFQDPFARSVLWVCQNLFGCDEAGALEIYQHVFRNHKGTWLLVGTILLMLGAFYVAMGRFTRWLDQIGAAVRQVVNETGETVRLPKELRPVEEDLRSIQRTLGGRETEAREAEQRRQDLVAFLAHDLKTPLTSVLGYLNLLHDEPGLTAEQRAKYTGIALDKARRLEELISEFFDITRMDFRILGGNGEPIQLSILLEQLVDEFYPAFAGKDLTCRTDIASRLVVRGDPDKLARVFDNVLRNAVSYSVSGGQVDLEARVDGESVEIAVRNEGLEIPEKELTNIFQKFYRLDQARSTRTGGAGLGLAIAREIVERHGGSIRAESDGRRTSFVIRLPRAEEETP from the coding sequence ATGATGGACAAGCGGTATACCCGCCTCAAGCTGAAGATGCTCCTGCTGGTGGTGGCGGGCACCCTGGGCGCGCTGGCCGCGGCCCTCTTCCTCTGGGAGATGGTGGTGGACGGCCTGTTCCAGGACCCCTTTGCCCGGAGCGTGCTGTGGGTGTGCCAGAACCTGTTCGGCTGTGACGAGGCGGGGGCGCTGGAGATCTACCAGCACGTCTTCCGCAATCACAAGGGCACCTGGCTGCTGGTGGGGACCATCCTTCTGATGCTGGGGGCCTTTTACGTGGCGATGGGGCGGTTCACCCGCTGGCTGGACCAGATCGGCGCGGCGGTGCGCCAGGTGGTGAACGAGACCGGAGAGACGGTGCGCCTGCCCAAGGAGCTCCGGCCCGTGGAGGAGGACCTGCGGTCCATCCAGCGGACCCTGGGAGGGCGGGAGACCGAGGCCAGGGAGGCGGAGCAGCGGCGGCAGGACCTGGTGGCCTTCCTGGCCCACGACCTCAAGACCCCACTCACCTCTGTGCTGGGCTACCTCAACCTGCTCCACGACGAGCCGGGACTCACGGCGGAGCAGCGGGCCAAATATACGGGCATCGCCCTGGACAAGGCCAGGCGGCTGGAGGAGCTCATCAGCGAATTTTTCGACATCACCCGGATGGACTTCCGCATTCTGGGCGGGAACGGAGAGCCCATTCAGCTCTCCATCCTGCTGGAGCAGCTGGTGGACGAGTTTTACCCCGCCTTCGCGGGGAAGGACCTCACCTGCCGCACGGACATCGCCTCCCGGCTGGTGGTCCGGGGGGACCCGGACAAGCTGGCCCGGGTGTTCGACAACGTCCTGCGCAACGCCGTGAGCTACAGTGTGTCCGGCGGCCAGGTGGACCTGGAGGCCAGGGTCGACGGAGAGAGCGTGGAGATCGCCGTGCGCAACGAGGGTCTGGAGATTCCGGAAAAGGAGCTGACCAATATCTTTCAGAAATTTTACCGCCTGGATCAGGCCCGCTCCACCCGCACCGGCGGCGCCGGGCTGGGTCTGGCCATCGCCCGGGAGATCGTGGAGCGCCACGGCGGCTCCATTCGGGCGGAGAGCGACGGCAGGCGCACCAGCTTTGTGATCCGCCTGCCCCGCGCGGAGGAGGAGACGCCATGA